From one Gossypium hirsutum isolate 1008001.06 chromosome D08, Gossypium_hirsutum_v2.1, whole genome shotgun sequence genomic stretch:
- the LOC107931282 gene encoding probable inorganic phosphate transporter 1-5: protein MGFFTDAYDLFSISLITKLLGRIYYFDALSEKPGTLPPHIAAVVNGVAFCRTLAGQLFFSWLGDKLGRKRVYRLTLMLMVICSIASGLSFGKSPDGVMATLCFFKFWLGFHMLKSLQ from the exons ATGGGTTTCTTCACTGACGCTTATGACCTTTTTAGCATCTCTCTTATCACAAAATTGCTCGGTCGTATTTACTACTTCGATGCACTTTCTGAAAAGCCTGGAACTTTGCCTCCTCATATTGCAGCTGTTGTTAATGGTGTGGCCTTTTGCAGAACTTTAGCTGGACAGCTTTTCTTTAGTTGGCTCGGTGATAAATTAGGCCGAAAACGAGTTTATAGACTCACCTTGATGCTCATGGTGATCTGTTCCATTGCCTCTGGACTTTCCTTCGGAAAGTCTCCAGATGGTGTAATGGCAACCCTTTGCTTCTTCAAGTTTTGGCTTGGTTTTCACATGCTGAAGTCATTGCA GTGA
- the LOC107931266 gene encoding thylakoid lumenal protein TL20.3, chloroplastic, with the protein MAVPSLSSLSINPLISISSSSSSKASSRYLPSFSKRFGVYCEVNNSEIKARISDCSNNTYEVRDAKFKIWKPLLSTALAAAIVVFGSDISAMAELNKFEAETRGEFGIGSAAQFGSADLKKAVHVNENFRRANFTSADMRESDFSGSTFNGAYLEKAVAYRANFTGADLSDTLMDRMVLNEANLTNAVLVRSVLTRSDLGGAVIEGADFSDAVIDLPQKQALCKYANGKNPITGVSTRASLGCGNSRRNAYGSPSSPLLSAPPQKLLDRDGFCNKDTGLCEAK; encoded by the exons ATGGCAGTGCCTTCACTCTCCTCTTTATCCATCAATCCTCTAATTagtatttcttcttcttcttcttcaaaagcTTCATCCCGCTATCTTCCCTCATTCTCAAAACGTTTTGGCGTCTATTGCGAGGTTAATAACTCAGAAATCAAAGCTCGAATTAGCG ATTGTTCCAACAATACGTATGAAGTCAGGGATGCTAAGTTTAAGATCTGGAAACCCTTGCTTTCAACAGCATTGGCAGCAGCCATAGTTGTTTTTGGCTCTGATATCTCTGCTATGGCTGAACTTAATAAGTTTGAGGCAGAAACTCGTGGTGAATTTGGTATCGGATCTGCTGCCCAGTTTGGTTCTGCAGATTTGAA AAAAGCTGTTCACGTGAACGAAAATTTCAG AAGGGCAAACTTCACATCTGCTGATATGAGGGAATCTGATTTCAGTGGTTCAACCTTCAATGGTGCATACCTTGAGAAAGCAGTTGCATACAGAGCAAATTTCACAG GTGCTGATCTTAGTGACACGTTAATGGATCGCATG GTTCTCAATGAGGCTAACCTTACAAATGCTGTGCTAGTAAGATCAGTCCTCACCCGAAGTGATCTGGGTGGTGCCGTGATTGAAGGCGCAGATTTCAGTGATGCTGTTATTGATCTTCCTCAAAAGCAG GCTCTCTGCAAGTATGCAAATGGCAAAAATCCAATAACTGGGGTAAGCACCAGAGCAAGTTTAGGATGTGGAAACAGTCGACGAAACGCTTATGGTTCCCCTTCCTCTCCTCTGTTGAGTGCTCCACCTCAAAAATTGCTAGACCGGGATGGTTTTTGTAACAAAGATACTGGCCTTTGCGAAGCCAAATAG